Part of the Intestinibacillus sp. Marseille-P6563 genome is shown below.
ATGGTCTTGGCCAAATCGGCAATCTCCTGCGGCATGGTTGCCGAAAACAACAGGGTTTGCCGCTTGCGAGGCAATTTGTCGATGATGCGCTTGACATCCTGAATAAAGCCCATGTCGAGCATACGGTCGGCTTCATCCAGCACAAAGCATTCCACCTTACTGATGTCCAGCAGCTTCTGCCCCATCAGATCCCACAGCCGTCCCGGCGTTGCGACCAAAATATCCGCGCCGCGTTCCAGGGCTTCCACCTGGGGCACTTGGGACACGCCGCCATAGATGACGGCTGCGACCCGTCCGGTATAGCGGCTGTACTGACAAATATTTTCATAGATTTGCAGCGCCAGCTCGCGGGTTGGGGTCAGAATCAGGCCGCGAATGGGACGCGGCTCACCCGGCGCAGGCTTGCCCATGTGCTGCAACAGCGGAATGGAAAATGCAGCGGTTTTCCCGGTGCCCGTCTGCGCACACCCCAAAAGATCCCGGCCAGCCAATACCAGCGGGATGGCTTTTTCCTGGATAGGGGTCGGCTTTACATAACCGATCTCTTTCAGTGCGCGTAAAATGGCGGGATCAATCCCAAATTCATTAAAGTTCATACTAACTCCTACTATCTGAAAAAATCAGCCGGATGTGCGCGCAGCCCTTGCATTCCCAAAAGGAAGATGATATAATGAGAACCATTCCCAGGTTAGCAAAGGAGAACATCATGGCTCATCTTATTTTACATGCGATCACGCATTCCCTCGAGGATGTTATCAAAAGCGCGCCCATCCTCTTGATCGTATATGCGGTGCTCTACTGGATCGAGCACAAAATGCGCGCCGCGCCCACGCTGATGGACAAGGCACAAAAAGTCGGCCCAGTCATTGGCGCTCTGGCGGGCAGCGTGCCCCAATGCGGCTTTTCGGCAGCCGCTTCCGCCCTGTTTGCCGAAGGGTTTTTGGCGCCGGCCACGCTGGTGGCGGTCTTTTTAGCCACCTCGGACGAAGCCATCCCACTGCTGCTGTCGGGCGGGGCCACAGGACAGGCCGTTTTATTGATCGTGGTCAAAATTGCGTTGGCAGTCGCAGGCGGCTATGTGCTGCAATGGACCATCTTTCATCGAAGCAACCGCCAAGCGAAGGCACCTGTACACATGGACATCAGTCACCATGGCGACCATTGCTGCGGCTCTTCTCTTTTCTCTGCAATCGTTCTGCGTACCGTACAGACCTGCCTGTTTTTGCTCGGCATTATGGTGGTCATCAATCTGGCCGTGGAATTTGTCGGTGAAGATGCCATCTCATCGTTTTTGCTCGGCGGCAGCTTTTTGCAGCCCGTCTTATGTGCCTGCATTGGCCTTATCCCAAGCTGCGCCATTTCGGTCCTGCTCAGCCAGCTCTATTTGTCGGGCGCCATTGGATTCGGCGGCCTGGTCGCTGGTCTGTCGACCGGCGCCGGTTTTGGCTATATGATTTTGCTGCGGGAAAAATCCAGCCGCAGCCGCGCCCTGCCGGTCATTGCAGCGACCTGGGTGATCGCTGTCATCGGCGGCATCCTCTGCCAGTTCATCTGGAACTAAGTTCGGAAATCAAGTCCGTCCCGGTCAAACCGGAACGGACTTTTTTTATTCGGTCGCGCTGTGCAGCAAATCCAAGGCATCCCGCGCCCACTCCAGATCGATCTTGACAAAATCGCGGGTCGAGGTAAACAATCGCTCCTGTACATCCTGTGCGATCTTCTGATATACCGCGCCCGGCATGGAAATATACTGCTCCACCCCATCGGACAGCACTGCAACAAACCGGAACTCTGCCGTACGGGTGTCCAAATCGTGGAACAAGAGCTCGACAACATCCAAATCCTGCGGTAACTGTGCCAGCAGCAGATATTTCATGATTTCGACTGCACGGTCGTCCAAACCACGCTCTAAAATATTGATTTTTTCTCGAAACGCATTGAAATCCACGACCCAGCGCAGCGTATACCCAGCCAGCGGATCAAAATCCGCCCGTTCGGGCGTATCTTCCCGCAGCCAGATCATGAACTGCCCGGACAAGTCATGATAAAGACATGGGTCCATCACCAAGGAAGTCGCACCGCACACCGGGCAGCGCCAGCGAAAACAGGACAGGTCCTGCACCTTGGCACGCATTTCGGGCGTACGGTCGATATTGATCGAGGATAGGGGCTTGCGCTCACTCTCGTTTTTGCAATGGGGACATGTGATTTTTTCCATCTGTGCCATCGACATTCCCCTCCCTTCTGCTAAAATCCGGCCCCGCCGCGCAGGGCATGCAACACACGCGCGATCTGGCCATCCTGCCAGTCCATGGATAAAACGGGGTCATGCAGCGCCAAACGTACGCCGTATGTCACCAGCATCAGGGCGCATACGGCATACATCGCGGCCAGTTCCCGTTTTTCGCTGCCGAACAGCGGCCGTTTGCCCCAAATGGCATACAGCAGCAACGGCGGCACCACAAAGACCATGGGATGGTATTGTGCCGCCAAACGCAGCCGCTCCCCCAAATCGCCGTGGCCAAACACCAACGACAGGCAGGCACGTGTCATCCCGCAGCCAGGGCAGGAAAATCCGGTAAAATATCGAATCGGACAATTGATGCCGGTCAGCAGCAAGACCAAACTGACACCGGCAAAAATGCCGAGCAAAATCAGCAGCCGATACAGGCGCTGTTTCCAGGTCATTTCCCGTTCTTCATGCGCTCGGCACGAAATTCCAGGAATTCATCGTAGGTGCATTCCTTATCCAGCACGCCATCCTCGCGCAGTTCGATGATGCGGTTTGCAATGGTCTGCATAAATTCGTGGTCATGGGTCGCAAACAGAACGTTGCCCTTAAAGTCGCGTACGCCATTGTTGACCGCGGTGATGGATTCCAGATCCAAGTGGTTGGTCGGCTGGTCAATGACCAGCACATTGGAGCCAAACAGCATCATGCGGGACAGCATCATACGCACCTTTTCGCCGCCCGAGAGGACATCCACCGGCTTGTACACATCGTTGCCCGAGAACAGCATGCGCCCCAGGAAGCCGCGCAGCGTGGATTCCAGGGTATCGGTCCGCGAATACGGCGCCAGCCATTCGAGCATGTTTTCCTTATGGCCGTCAAAGAACGCATTGTTGTCCTTGGGGAAATACGACTGCGAGGTGGATACGCCCCACTTGAAGGTGCCTTCATCCGGCTCCATCTCGCCCATGAGAATCTGAAACAGACAGGTTGCCGCGCGCTCATTCTCGGCGATAAAGCCGATCTTGTCGCCCTTCTTAACGATAAAGGATACATTATTGAGCAGCTTTTCGCCGCCGATGGTCTTGGAAATGCCGCTGACCTCCAAAATATCCTTACCGGCTTCACGGTCCATTGTAAAGCCTACCCACGGATACCGGCGGGACGATGCCGGCAGCTCTTCTACGGTCAGCTTATCGATCAGCTTACGACGGCTGGTCGCCTGACGCGACTTGGACTTGTTGGCCGAGAAACGCTGAATAAAGGCCTGCAATTCCTTGATTTTTTCTTCGTTCTTGCGGTTCTGGTCACGAATCATGCGCTGCACGAGCTGGGACGATTCATACCAGAATTCGTAGTTGCCCACATACAGCTTGACCTTACCATAGTCGATGTCAACGATGTGGGTACATACGTTGTTGAGGAAGTGACGGTCATGCGATACCACGATGACCGTACCCGGAAATTCCATCAGGAAGTCCTCCAGCCAGTGGATGGCGTCAACGTCCAAATGGTTGGTGGGCTCGTCGAGCAGCAGGATGTCCGGATGGCCGAACAGCGCCTGCGCCAGCAGAATCTTGACCTTATCGGTGTCCTGCATGGAGCTCATCGGACGATAGAGGACCGCATCGCCGTCCAGGCCAAGGCCTTCCAAAAGCTGACCCGCCTCAGTGTCGGCATTCCAGCCGTCCATCTCGGCAAACTCGGCCTCCAGATCGGCGGCCTTATTGCCATCTTCTTCGGTGAAGGGGTCTTTGGCGTACAGCGCTTCTTTTTCCTTGATGATCTCATACAGACGCGGATTGCCCTGGATGATGGTATCCAGCACGGTAAAATCGTCGAATGCAAAGTGGTCCTGCTTGAGCACCGACATACGGGTCTGCGGCTTGATGGACACATCGCCGGTCGTGGAATCCAGTTCGCCCGATAAGATCTTCAGGAAGGTCGATTTGCCTGCACCATTGGCGCCAATGACGCCGTAGCAGTTGCCTTCGGTGAACTTGATGTTGACATCTTTAAAGAGGGGCTCCCCTGTAAAGTTTACGCTTACATTGGAAACGTTAATCATGTTGCCTCCATACATTTTCTCAAAAATTTTTAATCAGATGTATTATATCACACTTGGATTCTGCATGCCATCAAACTTTTGCCGCGAGTAGATTTTTGTGCGTCTTGCTTGAAAAACTTGCGGCTGCGGACTATACTATAAGCAAATGGACCATGAAACACCCCGCGTTCGCTGAAAAAGGTTACAACTTTGATGCGATTCGCCCCATTTCAAGGAGGTTTTCTTTATGCGTGAACTTATGAACATCATCCGCTCCCGCCGTTCGACCCGTGCGTTTCAGCCCGGAAAGCTGCCGCCGCGTGAACAAATCGAACAGCTTGTAGAAGCTGCTCAGTGGGCTCCCAGCGGTATGGGCAAGCAGCTTTGGCATTTTACAGTTTTATATAATGCAGACAAATCTATGGAACTGGCCCGTGCCGTTAGCGCGGCGACCGACCGCGGTCCGGACTATAATTTCTACCATGCCCCGGTGCAAATCATCGTTTCCTATGAGCGCGACGAGCGGCACGCGTTTCTGGATGGCTCGGCAGCCATGGAAAACATCCTGCTCATGGCAGAAAATCTGGGACTGGGCTCTTGCTGGATCAACCAGATCCGCGATTGCTGCGATGAACCGGAGGTTCGTAAGCTGCTGACTTCTTATGGCATTCCCTCGTCACACATCGTCATCGCTTCGGCAGCTATCGGCTACATCGCCAAGGAGACCCCTGCCAAGTCCCGCAAGGAAGGCACCGTCACCTTTGTGGAATAAGAAAGGACGCTGGTTATGACTGAAGCGGTTGCAAAACTCAAAGAGTGGGTCGATGGTTCGCAGAACATCGTCTTTTTCGGTGGCGCCGGCGTATCCACCGAAAGCGGCATTCCGGATTTTCGTTCGGTGGACGGCCTGTATAACCAGAAATATGCCTGGCCACCCGAAACCATCCTTTCCCATACCTTTTTTGTCCGTCAAACGCCCGAATTTTATCGTTTTTACCGCGACAAAATGCTCTGTTTGGACGCCAAGCCCAATGCAGCGCATTTAAAACTCGCCGAACTGGAAAAGGCCGGGAAACTGCGAGCCGTCATCACTCAAAACATCGATGGCCTGCACCAGGCCGCGGGTTCGCAGGAAGTGCTGGAACTTCATGGCTCGGTGCATCGCAACTTCTGTATGCGCTGCCATCGCTCTTTCCCGCCGGAGGAGATTCTGAACAGCACCGGTGTGCCTACCTGCCCTTGCGGCGGCACGATCAAACCGGATGTGGTGCTGTATGAGGAAAGTTTGGACAACCATACGCTTCGCAAAAGCGTCGAATACATCGCTCATGCCGATATGCTCATCATTGGCGGCACATCGCTTGCCGTCTATCCGGCTGCTGGTCTGATCGATTACTACACGGGCAGCAAATTGGTGCTCATCAACAAAGATGCGACCCCGGCAGATCGCCGGGCCGATCTGGTCATCCATGAACCAATCGGTCAGGTCTTTGCGCAAATTTAATCGGGTATATCACAGGCGCGTTCTGAAAAGAACGCGCCTGTTCGTTTATCCGCCGTGGCGGGCATGGTACACCGATAGACCGATCGACAGCAGGCTGGTAATGCCTTCCGCGCATAAAACCGCGGCAAAAATCGCAAAGCCGCCAAACAGCCCCGGCAGTACGATTGCAAACAGCACGGGCAGGATCACGCCGCGCAAGACCATGATCGCCAGCGCCGGTGCCGCGCGCACGATGGATTGCAAGTACGTCGTCAAAAACAGATTGAGTCCAAACGGCAAAAACGCCGGAAAATAGGTGTGCAGAGCAGGCACCGATAAGGCGAGCAGCTCTTCGGTCGGCTCGACAAACAGCGCGGTCATCATTTCTGGGAAGGTGTATGCGCACAAAACCGCCACACATGCCAAAATGACCACGGTTACCAATCCCATCAGTCGCACTCTGTGTACCCGTGGACGCTGTCCGGCGCCGTAGTTGGTCGCCATGACCGGCTGTGCTGCCTGTCCGACGCCATTGAACAGCGACTGCATTACAAGCGCATAGTTCGCTACCACGCCATAGGCAACCACGCCGGCATGTCCCAGGTACCGCAAAAGCTGACGGTTAAACGTAAAGGTAATCAGGCCGGATGCCGCCTCAATGAAGAAGGACGGAGCGCCGGATAAGAAGATCTCTCCCGCTAAACGCAGGCGAATGGATTTTCTGGAAAAATACAGCCGGTTGCGCGGGGAGCGCAAATGTGTGAGCACCACAAGTACGGTCACAATATTGCCGAGCAGCGTCGCCGCAGCGCCGCCGGTCAGCCCGAGCTGCATCGGGAAAATAAACACATAGTCCAAGATAATATTGACCGCTGCACCGCTCAGCACACCGGCCATGGCACGTTTGGGATCCTGGTCGTTGCGCACAAATGCCTGCAAAAAGTAGGACAGCACAAAAAACGGTGCTCCATAGACGATGAACTGCGCATAATCCATGACCATTTGGATGTTGCTTTCATCAGCTCCCAAGGCATAGCACAGTGGACGGAACGCCAGTGCCCCCGTCAGCATGAGCAGAAGCGCCACTCCGACGACCATCAAGACCGCCGTTGACCAGATGCCTTGTGCGCGTTCGTCGTCCCCATTGCCGCGGGCGACCGAATACAGAACGCCGCCGCCTACCCCAAACAATGTCCCGCTGGCAAACAGCACGGCAAAAACCGGCAGGACTAAATTAAGCGCTGCCAATGCTTCGGCTCCGCATCCCCGCCCAATCATGATGGTATCGGCTAAAATATAAATTGATGTCACGAGCGATGCGCTGACCGAAGGCACCAGGTATCGAAAATACAAACTGGACGGTCGGTCGCGCAAAAGATCCATTTGTTTTGCCATCGTGTTTCCCCTTTTTCTTAGTTTGCCGCAGGGCGTGCCAGATATTCGAGAAGCATCTTTGCCAGCGGCGGGATGCTGTCCAGCCGCCACCGTTCCTCCGGCGAATGGCAGCCTTCGATGTCCATACCCAGTCCCACGCATGCCAGATTCGGATTCTTGGCATAGAAATAAGACGGTTCCAGGCCAACATGCTGCGCTACAATCTGCGGTTCACCGGATACATACTGCTCATGCAGCTGCCGCATCCGTTCAGCCAGGGCACTTTGCGGCTGGGCCGGCCAGGCTGGGTACCGTGTGCGTACTGTCCTGGCAAAGCCGCACATACCCGCCACCAGCTGATGGCTTTGCCGCAGCGCCATTTCCGCCTGCGGATCCATGAATCGTATCATGGCATCCAGACAGAGCGCGCCATCCTGCTCATAGACCCGCCCCAAATTGGAGGAATCGCTGACCACACCCGGAAGTTCCGGGTGCATGGCATACACGCCGTCGGCAAATCCGCCGAGCAAGGTCAGCAGGCCGCTGGTGACACTCCCCGCCCACACCCGTTCGGGCATTTCACACGGCTCAATCGTAATTTTGGCCTGTGGATTGGTGGCAGCATGCCGGTCTTGAATTTCCTGCGCAAATGCCACAGCCTCCTGCTCGATGGATACCGCTGTCACAATTTCGGCCTGGCACTCATAGGCGATGGCATTGAATGCCTGTCCCCCGGCCAAAGACGCGATGGCAAACGGTGTTTTGGTTTGCAGCCGCCGCAGCAGTTCGCCCATCCACAGAATGGCATTGCCGCGCCGCTTATCGATGTCAAAACCGGAATGTCCGCCGGTCAGACCGGATATGGTGATGCGGTAGGGTTTACCCGCCGGGGATGGTACGGTTTCCAGTGCCCGGGCATAATGTTCCCGTGTGCCGCCAGCTGCGCCAACCAGAATGCGCTGCGACGAAAACCCATCCAAATTGATCAGTTCTGTAACGCCTTGCACGCTTTGCGCATCGATTTCCCGTGCGCCGTTCAAGCCGGTTTCTTCCTGCACGGTAAACAGAATGCGCAGCGGCGGATGCGGAATCTCCTGCTCCAGCAGCCATAAAATGAGCGCCACACCTGCGCCGCAGTCCGCCCCCAGCGACGACCGTCCGCCGGTCGACAGCCATCCATCTACAATGCGCGTTTCAATCGGGCTGGACGCTGCATCATAATCCGGTGCGCCCGCTGCACATACCATATCGATATGGGCTTGCAGGGCGATTCTGGGCGCGTTTTCCAGCCCTGCTGTGCCGGGCACATCCGCCCAAAGATTGTGCATGGCATCCCGCTGTACGCTGGCGTTCCAATCGCGCAGTTTGCGCTCCAAATAGTCGGCAAGCGCCTGTTCCTGACCCGACCCATGCGGAATGGCACACAACGGATAAAACGCCGCCAGGACGCCGTCTATCATCTCCTGATCGGTAAACGACATTTATAAGTTCCTCCCCTTCCATTTTGCACTCGTTCCAGCATAGCAGAATTTGTCCATCTTTGCAATTCCTCCGAAAAAAGGGACGTGTCCGGCTTTTGCCTTTCACGTCCATTTTTTTATTCTTTGGAACAACCAGCACAATCGGCACAGCCTGCTTTGTGCTGCTCCTCATACGCATGCAAGGACCCTTCGGTCAAATGCGAAAGCGCTGCGACCCGCTCGTTGATCATGTCCCACAAGCACATGGGCAAATGGTCACGATGCCCGCGATGGATGGTCACGCATTCAAAACAGTTGCCGTGATGCGGACAGGCCTCCTTGCAGGGGCAATGGTCGCCGCTCTCCCGCACCTGCCGCAAAAACTCCATCTTCATCTCATAGGCTTCTTTCTTTTTGCCTTGCTGGTCCAGTTCATTCTGCCGAATTGCCAATTCATTTCCATCAATTTTCATATGGTACACCTTCTTTTTGTTCTTCCACGGGCTCTATGATACCATACCCATTATAGCAATCTGCCCTCTGCCCGCCAAGAGGCCAATCCTGCCAAAAGCGCGCGGGTTTGTTTGTATATGTTTCCGAAAGTCATCGCATACCGTTGACGACTCCATGTATTACTGCTATAATACACATACCAAAGAAAGGAGGGAGTACCCCGTGGTCCAATTTCATGACCTTACGCTCACGGCACGCGAACCGGTTTATCAGCAGATCGCTTCCCATGTCAAGCGGCAGATTTTCCGGCGCACGGCGCAGGACGGGGATCCCATCCCCTCACGCCGTGAAATCGCTGCAACCTTGGCTGTCAACCCCAACACGGTACAAAAAGCCTTTCGACTGATGGAAGAAGAAGGATTTATCCGCACAAATGGCAATGCTGGCAGTGTGATTTTTGTCGATGACGCCATTTTGCACCGCATCGATGAAGAATTGACCCGCGGCATGGTCGAACAATTCGTGCAAGACGCCAAAGACAATGGTCTATCCTTCCCCCGCGTGATTTCTCTGATCGGCGAACTGTGGGAAAAGGACTAATTTTTTTACCAACCATGTACTACTCAAATAATACACAGGGAGGGACCCCTTATGAAACACTATTATAAACTCACCTGTTTTTTCTTCCGGTATCTTAAATGGATCACTTTGGGCATGATTCTGCTGGCTGCCGCAGCCGAACTCGGCTGGTTGTGGTATTCCGCCCAGCAACCCGAAGCCGCCTATGCAACGTATCAACTGATGGTGTATAATCCCGGCCGATGGTTTCATGTGAGCAAGATATTTTCGATTGTGTTTACCCTTTTCTGTGTGGCCATCTCCTTATGGATCCTGGCTAGTTTTCATGGCAAGCGCCATCCTCTCTATACCCTGCTCACCCTGCCTGGCCCGCGTGCGGCGTTGCCCCTTGCCATGTTTACAGCAGTTTTGCTCGCCTTTGCTCTGTTTTTGCTGGCGCAATGCGGCATTCTATTTGCCGGGTATCATCTATGGGCACATCAAACACCGATTGCGGCAGAAGCCTATCTTTCCCAGATTCAGAGCACCGACCCTACGGTCTATGAAGCGTTGCACTCCGCCAATGTGCTGCCCTTTGTCAACAATGATTTGTATTTGGCGTTTGCCCATTCTCCTGTGGGGGCACTGGTTTTGCCGTCCACACCGCTTTATGCACTGTATCCGTTGGGCTTATGCGGTTTGTTTGCTGCCTCGAATGCCTTTGATTTTCTCATGAGCAACCGCATCTCGGTCGCTACATTGTACATTACCTTTACTCTGACCGATAATTCCGCACTGTCTGACTATACGCCAGCTTTTGGCGCACTTTTCCTAGTGATCGCCGTTTGTCTGATGGCGTATACGGTTTACCGTGCTCGTCGCTCGCCTTTGACCTGAAAGGAGGCTCATTACTATGTTTCCCAA
Proteins encoded:
- a CDS encoding arsenic efflux protein — protein: MAHLILHAITHSLEDVIKSAPILLIVYAVLYWIEHKMRAAPTLMDKAQKVGPVIGALAGSVPQCGFSAAASALFAEGFLAPATLVAVFLATSDEAIPLLLSGGATGQAVLLIVVKIALAVAGGYVLQWTIFHRSNRQAKAPVHMDISHHGDHCCGSSLFSAIVLRTVQTCLFLLGIMVVINLAVEFVGEDAISSFLLGGSFLQPVLCACIGLIPSCAISVLLSQLYLSGAIGFGGLVAGLSTGAGFGYMILLREKSSRSRALPVIAATWVIAVIGGILCQFIWN
- a CDS encoding CpXC domain-containing protein produces the protein MAQMEKITCPHCKNESERKPLSSINIDRTPEMRAKVQDLSCFRWRCPVCGATSLVMDPCLYHDLSGQFMIWLREDTPERADFDPLAGYTLRWVVDFNAFREKINILERGLDDRAVEIMKYLLLAQLPQDLDVVELLFHDLDTRTAEFRFVAVLSDGVEQYISMPGAVYQKIAQDVQERLFTSTRDFVKIDLEWARDALDLLHSATE
- a CDS encoding DUF2752 domain-containing protein, producing the protein MTWKQRLYRLLILLGIFAGVSLVLLLTGINCPIRYFTGFSCPGCGMTRACLSLVFGHGDLGERLRLAAQYHPMVFVVPPLLLYAIWGKRPLFGSEKRELAAMYAVCALMLVTYGVRLALHDPVLSMDWQDGQIARVLHALRGGAGF
- a CDS encoding ABC-F family ATP-binding cassette domain-containing protein, translated to MINVSNVSVNFTGEPLFKDVNIKFTEGNCYGVIGANGAGKSTFLKILSGELDSTTGDVSIKPQTRMSVLKQDHFAFDDFTVLDTIIQGNPRLYEIIKEKEALYAKDPFTEEDGNKAADLEAEFAEMDGWNADTEAGQLLEGLGLDGDAVLYRPMSSMQDTDKVKILLAQALFGHPDILLLDEPTNHLDVDAIHWLEDFLMEFPGTVIVVSHDRHFLNNVCTHIVDIDYGKVKLYVGNYEFWYESSQLVQRMIRDQNRKNEEKIKELQAFIQRFSANKSKSRQATSRRKLIDKLTVEELPASSRRYPWVGFTMDREAGKDILEVSGISKTIGGEKLLNNVSFIVKKGDKIGFIAENERAATCLFQILMGEMEPDEGTFKWGVSTSQSYFPKDNNAFFDGHKENMLEWLAPYSRTDTLESTLRGFLGRMLFSGNDVYKPVDVLSGGEKVRMMLSRMMLFGSNVLVIDQPTNHLDLESITAVNNGVRDFKGNVLFATHDHEFMQTIANRIIELREDGVLDKECTYDEFLEFRAERMKNGK
- a CDS encoding nitroreductase family protein; the protein is MRELMNIIRSRRSTRAFQPGKLPPREQIEQLVEAAQWAPSGMGKQLWHFTVLYNADKSMELARAVSAATDRGPDYNFYHAPVQIIVSYERDERHAFLDGSAAMENILLMAENLGLGSCWINQIRDCCDEPEVRKLLTSYGIPSSHIVIASAAIGYIAKETPAKSRKEGTVTFVE
- a CDS encoding NAD-dependent protein deacylase, which encodes MTEAVAKLKEWVDGSQNIVFFGGAGVSTESGIPDFRSVDGLYNQKYAWPPETILSHTFFVRQTPEFYRFYRDKMLCLDAKPNAAHLKLAELEKAGKLRAVITQNIDGLHQAAGSQEVLELHGSVHRNFCMRCHRSFPPEEILNSTGVPTCPCGGTIKPDVVLYEESLDNHTLRKSVEYIAHADMLIIGGTSLAVYPAAGLIDYYTGSKLVLINKDATPADRRADLVIHEPIGQVFAQI
- a CDS encoding MATE family efflux transporter, encoding MAKQMDLLRDRPSSLYFRYLVPSVSASLVTSIYILADTIMIGRGCGAEALAALNLVLPVFAVLFASGTLFGVGGGVLYSVARGNGDDERAQGIWSTAVLMVVGVALLLMLTGALAFRPLCYALGADESNIQMVMDYAQFIVYGAPFFVLSYFLQAFVRNDQDPKRAMAGVLSGAAVNIILDYVFIFPMQLGLTGGAAATLLGNIVTVLVVLTHLRSPRNRLYFSRKSIRLRLAGEIFLSGAPSFFIEAASGLITFTFNRQLLRYLGHAGVVAYGVVANYALVMQSLFNGVGQAAQPVMATNYGAGQRPRVHRVRLMGLVTVVILACVAVLCAYTFPEMMTALFVEPTEELLALSVPALHTYFPAFLPFGLNLFLTTYLQSIVRAAPALAIMVLRGVILPVLFAIVLPGLFGGFAIFAAVLCAEGITSLLSIGLSVYHARHGG
- a CDS encoding M20/M25/M40 family metallo-hydrolase; the protein is MSFTDQEMIDGVLAAFYPLCAIPHGSGQEQALADYLERKLRDWNASVQRDAMHNLWADVPGTAGLENAPRIALQAHIDMVCAAGAPDYDAASSPIETRIVDGWLSTGGRSSLGADCGAGVALILWLLEQEIPHPPLRILFTVQEETGLNGAREIDAQSVQGVTELINLDGFSSQRILVGAAGGTREHYARALETVPSPAGKPYRITISGLTGGHSGFDIDKRRGNAILWMGELLRRLQTKTPFAIASLAGGQAFNAIAYECQAEIVTAVSIEQEAVAFAQEIQDRHAATNPQAKITIEPCEMPERVWAGSVTSGLLTLLGGFADGVYAMHPELPGVVSDSSNLGRVYEQDGALCLDAMIRFMDPQAEMALRQSHQLVAGMCGFARTVRTRYPAWPAQPQSALAERMRQLHEQYVSGEPQIVAQHVGLEPSYFYAKNPNLACVGLGMDIEGCHSPEERWRLDSIPPLAKMLLEYLARPAAN
- a CDS encoding LPS biosynthesis protein, which encodes MKIDGNELAIRQNELDQQGKKKEAYEMKMEFLRQVRESGDHCPCKEACPHHGNCFECVTIHRGHRDHLPMCLWDMINERVAALSHLTEGSLHAYEEQHKAGCADCAGCSKE
- a CDS encoding GntR family transcriptional regulator, which translates into the protein MVQFHDLTLTAREPVYQQIASHVKRQIFRRTAQDGDPIPSRREIAATLAVNPNTVQKAFRLMEEEGFIRTNGNAGSVIFVDDAILHRIDEELTRGMVEQFVQDAKDNGLSFPRVISLIGELWEKD